One stretch of Gouania willdenowi chromosome 16, fGouWil2.1, whole genome shotgun sequence DNA includes these proteins:
- the znf576.2 gene encoding zinc finger protein 576.2, which produces MDSDILNIEDIVMGRALPDPPVPRPPPEKPAEPYQPKSFNGPPASTVQPYQHENLQCFQCFITFCSAKAKERHMKKSHREEYKQQLQQGNTLFTCYVCDRTFPSSEELTQHQPTHSKDDKPFKCIHCKESFKTFSELTGHRRQVCPERQMVCKDCNETFRSAGLLRAHRLAQHPRPDIETAEQPEESAKIHRCEKCGQGFDVESELVAHQEKYPEGQQCNGSTATVKKRGRSTCKVEDASASEKKGKRKKKDEAEEADEKVKASVKTEEGQAEERGKAAGAKRGRPAKAAVKSDPEDKKTTDDECQESVKEKKAKAEPAAARQHPCPDCELLFPNLIQLRAHKKEKHVARKAHPCEECEESFARPEQLDAHMSRAHAAGRFACPTCGKSFSRERTLKAHQKSHPEDNQENSNVKR; this is translated from the exons ATGGACTCGGACATTTTGAACATAGAGGATATAGTGATGGGAAGGGCCTTACCAGATCCACCAGTACCACGACCACCCCCTGAAAAACCAGCAGAACCATACCAACCCAAATCGTTCAATGGCCCTCCAGCTTCTACTGTCCAACCCT accAGCATGAAAACCTGCAGTGTTTTCAGTGCTTCATCACATTCTGCAGTGCCAAAGCCAAGGAACGGCACATGAAGAAGAGCCACAGAGAAGAGTACAAACAGCAGCTTCAGCAG ggcaacacactgTTCACGTGCTACGTGTGTGACCGTACGTTTCCCTCATCGGAGGAACTGACCCAGCACCAGCCGACACACAGCAAGGATGACAAGCCTTTCAAATGTATTCACTGCAAAGAGAGCTTTAAGACGTTCTCTGAA CTCACAGGTCATCGACGACAGGTGTGTCCAGAGAGGCAGATGGTCTGTAAGGACTGTAACGAAACCTTCCGAAGTGCTGGATTGCTGCGTGCTCATCGTCTGGCCCAGCACCCGCGCCCAGATATAGAGACTGCAGAGCAGCCAGAGGAGTCTGCCAAAATCCACCGCTGTGAGAAGTGTGGTCAGGGATTTGACGTTGAATCGGAGCTGGTAGCACATCAGGAGAAGTACCCTGAGGGCCAGCAGTGCAACGGGAGCACTGCAACAGTCAAGAAACGTGGACGGTCGACGTGCAAAGTGGAAGATGCATCAGCGTCTGAGAAAAAAGGAAAGCGGAAAAAGAAAGACGAAGCAGAGGAAGCGGATGAGAAAGTGAAGGCCAGCGTTAAGACGGAAGAAGGCCAAGCAGAGGAAAGGGGAAAGGCTGCTGGAGCAAAGCGAGGCCGTCCCGCCAAAGCAGCTGTTAAATCTGATCCAGAGGATAAAAAAACGACTGATGATGAATGTCAAGAATCGGTTAAAGAGAAGAAAGCTAAAGCTGAACCTGCAGCAGCCCGTCAGCACCCCTGCCCTGACTGTGAGCTCTTGTTTCCCAACCTGATCCAGCTCAGAGCTCACAAGAAGGAGAAGCACGTTGCAAGGAAAGCTCATCCCTGTGAAGAATGTGAGGAGAGCTTCGCCCGTCCTGAACAGCTGGACGCTCACATGTCTCGTGCCCACGCTGCGGGCCGCTTCGCCTGTCCCACCTGCGGCAAAAGCTTTAGCCGTGAGCGCACGTTGAAAGCCCACCAGAAAAGCCACCCAGAGGATAACCAAGAAAACTCCAATGTGAAGAGATAA
- the LOC114477688 gene encoding zinc finger protein 710, producing MSIEYTLDIQLTELGFPDLLEPDQAPNRETGAQCGNVTSMSTANKQRREHSRSASKTGTSRHALTSSEEPVASPQPEVACQQPNPAPSQPHGPKESRPSAQEQPTSGQVSPQSLKPNGEQGQDKPSVSTESPLDQQHVDDDSDDSDVSEGFEEEEIEEDDCTEEEEGLNSELNQTGNFRCSVCNLQVTSEFKLQDHMNLHTGARPYGCAECGKRFCQIYNYRVHLRTHALTHQAKMNRLQQCRICRVYFDSEADLRNHLSSTHFESKFYECDLCKRVFTSLKDCKHHVELHSCMLTFACDICGRNFSSQKSLVHHQKKHCHRHFKCTDCSESFAKKNALLKHSFSHLGLLPYTCVRCHSHFRLARLYRRHKCEPQRIHCMACLREFVDDEEFQQHKKDTGCWGNQVQSVIKDEVRCLECGEKFDTSGDLKKHAGAHQRVLKCAECGERVSGRHCC from the exons ATGTCCATTGAATACACCCTTGACATCCAGCTCACAGAGCTGGGCTTCCCAGACCTTTTGGAGCCCGATCAGGCTCCAAACAGAGAAACAGGAGCCCAGTGTGGCAACGTCACCTCAATGTccactgcaaacaaacaaagaagagAACACAGCAGGAGCGCTTCCAAAACCGGCACGTCAAGACACGCCTTAACATCTTCAGAGGAGCCTGTAGCTTCACCGCAGCCTGAAGTAGCCTGTCAGCAGCCAAATCCAGCACCAAGTCAGCCCCATGGGCCCAAAGAGTCCAGACCTTCTGCCCAGGAGCAGCCCACCTCTGGACAAGTGTCCCCACAGAGCCTTAAGCCCAACGGTGAACAGGGACAAGATAAACCCTCAGTATCAACAGAGTCACCATTGGATCAGCAGCATGTTGATGATGACTCTGATGACAGCGATGTTTCTGAAGGCTTTGAGGAAGAAGAGATTGAGGAGGATGACTgcacggaggaggaggaggggctaAACAGTG AGTTGAATCAGACAGGGAACTTCCGCTGCAGTGTCTGTAACCTTCAGGTGACCTCCGAGTTCAAACTCCAGGACCACATGAACCTCCACACGGGAGCCCGACCGTACGGTTGCGCTGAATGTGGGAAGCGCTTTTGTCAGATCTACAATTACCGCGTTCATCTGCGCACGCACGCTCTGACCCATCAAGCCAAAATGAATCGTCTGCAGCAGTGTCGCATCTGTCGGGTTTATTTTGACTCCGAGGCAGATTTGAGAAACCACCTGTCATCGACACACTTTGAAAGTAAGTTTTATGAGTGCGACCTGTGCAAGCGTGTGTTTACCTCCCTAAAGGACTGTAAGCATCACGTGGAGCTGCACAGCTGTATGTTGACTTTTGCTTGTGACATATGTGGTCGGAATTTCTCTTCTCAAAAGTCGCTCGTCCACCACCAGAAGAAGCATTGCCATCGTCATTTTAAATGCACTGACTGCTCGGAGAGCTTCGCCAAGAAGAACGCTCTACTGAAACACAGCTTCTCCCACCTTGGCCTGTTGCCTTACACCTGCGTACGATGCCACAGCCACTTCCGCCTGGCCAGGCTGTACCGCCGACATAAATGCGAACCCCAACGTATTCACTGCATGGCGTGTTTGAGGGAGTTTGTCGATGACGAGGAGTTCCAGCAGCACAAAAAGGACACGGGTTGCTGGGGCAACCAAGTGCAGAGTGTCATCAAGGATGAGGTTCGGTGTTTGGAGTGTGGGGAGAAGTTCGACACTTCGGGGGACCTGAAGAAGCATGCTGGGGCTCACCAGAGGGTGCTCAAATGTGCGGAGTGTGGGGAAAGGGTTTCAGGTCGGCATTGCTGTTGA